One Bos taurus isolate L1 Dominette 01449 registration number 42190680 breed Hereford chromosome 25, ARS-UCD2.0, whole genome shotgun sequence genomic window carries:
- the PSMG3 gene encoding proteasome assembly chaperone 3 isoform X1, whose amino-acid sequence MEGKPLLTSKQKTAVVCGVPTQVVCTAFSSHILVVVTQLGKMGTLVSLEPSSVTSDVGKPVLTTKVLLGKDEPLVHVFAKNLVAFVSQEAGNRAVLLALATKDKSMEAVKALQEVIQACQVW is encoded by the exons ATGGAAGGTAAACCCTTGCTGACGTCCAAGCAGAAGACTGCGGTGGTGTGCGGAGTCCCCACCCAGGTGGTCTGCACGGCCTTCAGCAGCCACATCCTGGTGGTGGTGACCCAGCTGGGGAAGATGGGTACCCTGGTCTCCCTGGAGCCCAGCAGTGTGACTAGTGACGTCGGCAAGCCTGTGCTGACCACCAAAGTCCTCCTCGGGAAGGATGAG CCTCTCGTCCATGTCTTCGCAAAGAACCTGGTGGCATTTGTGTCTCAAGAAGCTGGGAACAGAGCTGTTCTCCTTGCCCTGGCCACGAAGGACAAGAGCATGGAGGCGGTGAAGGCCCTGCAGGAGGTGATCCAGGCGTGCCAGGTGTGGTGA